Proteins encoded within one genomic window of Dermatophilus congolensis:
- a CDS encoding DUF2891 family protein has translation MTSDWRSLYAVQWARTVPDVVGTEFPYASSHMSAGRGDCDVTPHVLHPAFYGALDWHSSCHMQWSALRLLTLVDLPQAERAGLVRLLDERLTPENIAVEVAYLREHPWFERPYGWGWAAMLVAAAFEAQSAGVPGAREWARASRPLLDVVFELVRQWLPRLVYPVRSGEHANVAFGMGLVLDALDVMSACGVVRSDRGLRSLVVERGRAWFGKDWDYPVAWEPGGSDFLSPALTEADLMRRILPEDEFVGWLADFLPGLGQEGCSLLEVPQVSDPADGKGAHLYGLALSRAAVLRRLGPYVGGEIERRIRVATAEQVASAQEATVAGDFMATHWLVSFALLAVTA, from the coding sequence GTGACTTCTGATTGGCGTTCGTTGTATGCGGTGCAGTGGGCACGGACTGTGCCTGACGTGGTGGGTACAGAGTTTCCCTATGCGTCGTCGCATATGTCTGCGGGACGGGGTGATTGTGATGTGACTCCGCATGTGTTGCATCCAGCTTTTTATGGGGCTTTGGATTGGCATTCGTCGTGTCATATGCAGTGGTCTGCGTTGCGGTTGTTGACGTTGGTGGATTTGCCGCAGGCTGAGCGGGCGGGGTTGGTGAGGCTGTTGGATGAGCGGTTGACCCCGGAGAACATCGCAGTTGAGGTCGCGTATTTGCGGGAGCATCCGTGGTTTGAGCGGCCGTATGGGTGGGGTTGGGCGGCGATGTTGGTGGCTGCTGCATTTGAGGCGCAGAGCGCGGGGGTCCCTGGGGCAAGGGAGTGGGCTAGGGCGAGTAGGCCGTTGTTGGATGTTGTGTTTGAGCTGGTGAGGCAGTGGTTGCCGCGGTTGGTGTATCCGGTGCGTTCGGGTGAGCACGCGAATGTGGCTTTTGGGATGGGGTTAGTGCTGGATGCGTTGGATGTGATGTCGGCGTGCGGGGTGGTTCGCAGCGATCGGGGGTTGCGGTCGTTGGTGGTGGAGCGTGGGCGTGCCTGGTTTGGGAAGGATTGGGATTATCCGGTGGCGTGGGAGCCTGGCGGTTCTGATTTTTTGTCCCCTGCGTTGACGGAGGCGGATTTGATGCGCCGGATTCTTCCGGAGGATGAGTTTGTTGGGTGGTTGGCTGATTTTCTTCCGGGGCTGGGGCAGGAGGGGTGTTCGTTATTGGAGGTGCCGCAGGTGTCCGATCCTGCTGATGGCAAGGGTGCTCATTTGTATGGGTTGGCGTTGTCTCGGGCGGCAGTGTTGCGGCGGTTGGGGCCGTATGTGGGGGGTGAGATTGAGCGGCGTATTCGTGTGGCGACCGCTGAGCAGGTTGCTTCGGCGCAGGAGGCGACTGTTGCTGGCGATTTCATGGCAACTCACTGGTTGGTTTCGTTTGCGCTGTTGGCTGTGACTGCGTGA
- a CDS encoding DUF979 domain-containing protein — MIQFEWFIWVVAALFLVVAFVRLGDKEDKKRFGGFAFWALLSFAFAFGGQVEKTGTPAFVEGVVVIVLALLAAAGFPGKGSVETSTCAERAAGARRFGNALFVPTLIIPVVAGVCATVGAKVYVGGQPLLQPKSETVIGLGVASLVALCVAFPLFRVRSVMAPFREADRLLGHIGWSVILPQFLATLGMLFAAAGVGEAVGALTDSVLPRGMLLPALVVYCLGMAVFTMIMGNAFAAFPVMTAAVGWPLLVEQMGGDPAPIFAMGMLAGFCGTLVTPMAANFNLVPAALLELRDKYGPIKAQAPTAVLV, encoded by the coding sequence GTGATTCAGTTTGAGTGGTTTATTTGGGTTGTTGCGGCGTTGTTTTTGGTGGTGGCGTTTGTGCGGTTGGGGGATAAGGAGGATAAGAAGCGTTTTGGTGGGTTCGCTTTTTGGGCGTTGTTGTCGTTTGCGTTTGCTTTTGGTGGTCAGGTGGAGAAAACAGGGACACCTGCGTTTGTGGAGGGGGTGGTGGTAATTGTGTTGGCGTTGTTGGCGGCTGCGGGGTTTCCGGGCAAGGGCTCGGTGGAAACGTCGACGTGTGCTGAGCGTGCTGCAGGTGCGCGGCGTTTTGGTAATGCGTTGTTTGTTCCGACGTTGATCATTCCGGTGGTGGCTGGGGTGTGTGCGACGGTGGGGGCGAAGGTGTATGTGGGTGGGCAGCCGTTGCTGCAGCCGAAGTCGGAGACGGTGATTGGGCTGGGGGTGGCTTCGCTGGTGGCGTTGTGTGTGGCGTTTCCTTTGTTCCGGGTGCGGTCGGTGATGGCGCCGTTCCGTGAGGCGGATCGGTTGTTGGGTCATATTGGGTGGTCGGTGATTTTGCCGCAGTTTTTGGCGACGTTGGGGATGTTGTTTGCTGCTGCTGGGGTAGGGGAAGCTGTTGGGGCGCTGACAGATAGTGTGTTGCCGCGGGGCATGTTGTTGCCTGCGTTGGTGGTGTATTGCCTGGGTATGGCGGTTTTCACGATGATTATGGGGAATGCTTTTGCGGCTTTTCCAGTGATGACTGCTGCGGTGGGGTGGCCGTTGTTGGTGGAGCAGATGGGGGGCGATCCGGCGCCGATTTTTGCGATGGGCATGTTGGCTGGTTTTTGTGGAACGTTGGTGACGCCGATGGCTGCGAATTTCAATCTGGTTCCAGCGGCTTTGCTGGAGTTGCGGGATAAGTACGGTCCGATTAAGGCGCAGGCTCCGACTGCGGTGTTGGTATGA